The DNA sequence TCTACAAATGAACTCTGGTCAGCTTGGTACTCACTATGTTCAGGAGTttcaacacatccacaaacaccTCCTCTGATTTCTTTATCTCCTCTGCAATGTAGAAAACCTTGCGAGCCCTCTTtaatttctgaaaacaaataaatatactcTACAAGGCAGCAACTATGGCCATGCATTTGTTGACACAGTTTCCCATAATACAAACACAGCCGATTTTTCTCTTTTAATTGCACACGAAATAACATATGTTCAAGTTTGTTTGGATGTTTGTTAAACACCAaaattggcaatattccagaaatatctgtcagtctgtaaataattaatttgAAAATCCATAATTCATTCTTGATGATATACAGTATTCTGATAACCTTGACAACTAATTTTACAAATGACCAGTATTTACCTGATAGGTCGCATCTTCTTGATCCTCATCAGAGTCAGAGCTAATGTCTTGTCCCACCAGGTTTGAGAAGTTGTCGCCTGACCCACTGGAGGTGGTGCTCAACTGACTGGTATCACTGACTGGCCTTGACCTCTGCCACTTTGGGGTTGAGACCTCGAGGAGATCTGAATGTTCCTCTCTGCTGCTGGAGAGAAGACTCTGATTGCCATCACTGGAGCAGCTGAGATTGTCTGTAGTGTCCTTCCTAGGCACGTCTGCTCTATCAGGAAGATCAGCATCTTGTTTGTCGCCTGAGCTGTCTTGTTTGCTCTCCCCTGCAACAACATCGCCATCTTCCTCAGGCCTGACCGATGCTGTTGAATGTCGGTAGCTCCTGGGAGGAAGTGATGGGGGAGGGGTCACCTCCTTTACAGGAGATGGTCTCTCCGATGGAGGATGCTCGCCAATCTCATGGTAATCATGATCAAAGGAATCATCTTTGTCTGACGATGTTTCAACAAATTCTTTCACATCACATGACTTCTTTGAATCAGAAATTTCAATCTTCCGATACTGCTTTGAGGTTCGGTGCTCTGAATCAGCCATCTTGTTTTGTACTGACGACTTTTCTAACGAACCAGTCCGATCCAAGGACTTGGTCTTTACTGCTGGTGGGTGACCAGGAGGAGGCGGGGGTGCTTCTCGCTTGGGCCGGGGACGAGATCGGACTCGGGGTGGTTTAGCAAAAGGTGCTTGTGAACCTGGTGGAATCGATGTTCTTGCTGGCACAGGTGGCATTGACTTATCTTGTTTCACTTCCCCTTGGAGCTGTTGGACTATTTCGGACTCCTCCATAGAAACACATCTGACACTGTTTCTGGGTGGTAGTGGTGGAGGAGCATCACCTGGACTGAACGACTGATGCCTCACGGGAACATTTGGCCTGGAAGGTTCAATTTCTGGGGAGTCTATCTTTTCTACCAGGCCTAACATTCCGCTGACGTCAGACTGGCTACGGCCAAATCGTGACAGGTTAGTTCTCTTTGGTTTGGGTGGACATGGTTTTTTGAAGGATGCCGCTTTGTCTCCACTTGAATCATTATCCTTAAGTAGAACGGGTTTGTCAAAACTTAATTGTTTAAGAAGCTGTGATGCCACGCGGCGTGGTCGTGGGGGCCGGACTGGGGTTGAAGGACTAGATTCCGACTTGACCGAGTCACTTGAACCTCGTCTTTCTAAAGAATTGGTAGATTTCTTTAGTTCAGAATGTAGGTTTTGTTCATTACTAACATTCAAAACTTTTGGTTTTGCAGCCAAGACACCACTCTCTCCAAAGTTTTTGCTTAATAGTGCCTCAATTTCCTTCAACATTTCACATGTGTTTTCACTTGAAGGATCATCGTCATCACTTCTGGAAACCTTTGCTGGCTTGGTAACTTTATCACAAGAATCTTCTGGCTTGTCCTCAACAGTAATACTTTCTTCTTGTTCCATCTCAGCTGGTCCTGATGTATACTTAGGACTAGTCCTCACACAAACACTTCCTTCTTTCCCACTTTTATCACTGGAAAGACTACAGTTGAGTCCTGTGTTATGGGTAGGTGTGTGTGAACCTTTACAATTCATGCCAATATACTGAGGAGTTTCTGTACTTTGAGATGGAGTCTGAGCTTCTACCTCCCCAGTAGTATTGGGTAATGAGCCTTCGTCAGTATGTGCAGTTGATGAGCTGAGATTACTTTCAGTTGACTTGTCTGATGCTGGTGATGTTAGTTCTGATGGTGTATGTTCTAATGATGATTTCATGTGTGAACCTTCTGACAATTCTTTGTTTGGTGAAACTGGATCAGAATTGTCAATATGATCCATAGAGAGCAAGCGTTTCCTGGGTTTTGGTGCAGGTCTTGGTACTGGTCGTGGACTGGGTTTAGGACTTGGCTTGGGACTGGTTTTTGGACCCATTTTCTTTTGGCCATTGGGTACAGGCTGTGGACTTGCTGGTTTTTGCTGCAACACTTCAGCACACTTTCCATCTGTATCAGCAGACTGTCGATCTGTTTTTGTTGCATTTCCTGGAAAACAGTTTGTTGCTGCCTGTACAGCTGCTTCCTCAGACACAGCTGCTTCAGGAACAGCTGTTGCTTCGGGCACAACTGCTTCCTCAGACACAGCTGCATGTTCAGACACAGCTGCTGTTGAAGAAGACACATACCATCTACTTCTACCATCATACACATCATTCAACACAGGATTTGAGTTCACTTGGTTAGGACTACTGATAGACGACCTCAAGCTCCGACGCTTGGTGGCTTTCGGCGGGGTTTTTGAGGTTTTGGTTAGCACAACAGAAACATGTTCAGACTTGTCATCATTTGAGGACATTACAGTGCTTGTGCTGGGGGTCTGAGCAGGCAAGGAAGGCACGGTTTTGGAGGGAGGTGCGTTCTCATCAGTCGGAGACTGATCGACATAGAACAAGCTCTTCCCAGCAGCGTACAGACCAAGTTCAGCTACTGTACGCTTGGCTGATTTAGTTTTTCTGTTGTGCAACTTGTTGTCCTGGGAGGTGAGGGCGGTTTGATGTGAGCTGGACAATTCATCAGGTGAGCAGGCAACATGCTTGGGGTTCGTGGGTGCTTGGGGGGCAGGGGAACacgacaaacctagaaacacaaGCAGTGCACATCAACCTTGCAATCattcacaaaatacaaaattattcTCTGGAGGAATTTCAAACAAGTGTTGTACTTTTCATTCTAAAAGAAGGGCAATCTGTAGATCTGGGGTGTACCTACAGAATGTTCATTATCATGATATTATTTAGTTCATGGGATGGACATATGTGGCCCATAGTCTAAGGTGCTGCAATTTAATGTGCAAAGTTGCCTCCCTGAACAATAACAGGATCTGCTATCAGGATTACAAAAGTGACATGCCATGCATTTCACTAGCATGTAAAAAGGCCCTTTGTGAAAGTTTTTGATTGCAGTCATTCAAATAGGTTGTGTTGCAATTGTACTGGATTAAGGAGATACAAattatgtgttggccaatttttGGAAGTTATAAAGTATCTGAAGCATGGGGATACATTTGGAATTGACGGCTTCTTGACatctagacccgtgaaggtcccaaggtagaacagaccttcagcaacccatgcttgccataaaaggtgaccatgcttgttgtaagaggcgactaatgggatcgggtggtcagagtcgctgagttggttgacacatgtcatcggttcccaattgtggaCATCGATtgctgattactggattgtctggtccagactcgattatgtacagaccacagccatatagcaggaatattgctgagtgtggcataaaactgaacaaacacaattgggaaccgatgacacatgtcaaccaagtcagcaagtctgacaacctgatcccattagtcacctcataCAACACACGAggcttactgaaggccaatatgtGAACCGGGATCTTCACAGGCTGGCCATATCAGCTTAATGAGCTTTGACCTCATCTAACACTTCAGTGAAGCCAGCTACACGGCAATGACCAGCAGtatttcacagtccctgaaccccattttccctactgcctaggcCTCCCTGCAATGATAAAgccctaaataaagcaagtctagatttaatCAGGTTCCCAGTTTCTCACTAGGGCTGATGTCTAAgttaaatttgtttatttgtttctatcaagaATATTCATATATACAAACAGGCTCATAAACACTATTGTCTCAAGTAGTTGAAACTTTAAAACCAGCTTTGGCACTGGGATCAGAAGAGTTTTGCTTGGCTGGTGGCTCATGAGTAGGGCATGATCTGCAGCCAGTTAGGAATAAGAGGATTCGTACACAGAACCATGGTGCTAAATGGAACCATGAATTCAtcacaatgacatcacaaaaAAAATACCCTTGATCACTGAGGAAGAGCCAGAGAAATGAAACAAGTGATGCAGATAAGTCTTCTGACACACCATTGACTCATGCATTGTAAACAACAGTGTtacatgttaccatggttaccgtTACATGTTCACAACACCAGTTAGTAAATGACAATAATAACTGAGCCAGACTGTTATCACAACAAACACTTCTgaacaaacagaacaaacaacATTGACGCAAGATGCCTGACTTGCATGATCACATACAAAAAATGTATGTTAAAGTGCATTTGCTCTACCTGAAAATTGGCAAGTGTTGCTTTATTGACGATTTAGTGTCTTTGTAGGCACTCAAGAAATGGAGCTTTCtaaaatttgtttgttgtttaatatcacactcagtaatattccagctgtataacggcagtctgtaaatattcaagtctggatcacacaatcaagtgactgacataaagagcattgatctatgctaCTGGCATATGATGGCATGAATCAACCAAattagtgagcctgaccatgtGATCACATTAGTTGTCTTTCACGACAAGCCGGTGTCGATCAAGATCACATATTATCTGGACCTTCAAGGTCAACAGTCCGTGAAAAGTGACCAGAGAAACAGGGtattgacatcataagcattgaGTATTCTTCCAGCACGATGCCAAATATTTAAGTCTCAATCAACCTCTTACAACCAGCATGGTGAGTGAGGATCTGTTTTAACCCAAATACCTAACCATCttgtggttgtttgttgttcttaCTCCACcatcaccaatattccagcaatacagtGGATGTCTGgagtagacaatccagtgatcaacttcacAAGAatcaatctacacagttgggaccAAATCAGCAGACCAAAATCCAATCAAATGAGTAGCTTTTCAAAAGCACCGATTGTTACTAGTTACTCGACAATAAAAAATAACTGACAATCAATCAAAAGAAAAAGCATATGTTCGACTAAAAAGaactgtgttgttttttttaatgcagTAAACTAAACATttaatttgacaaatattcaacAGCCTAAGACTATATGCATTGTATTCATGGTTTTGTATTCGTCACTATGGTAAATATTACTGTAACCTGTCAATAAACAAATGTTGCATGTTACATGTATTGGAATGTAATGACGTATATTGATAAATAGTTGTTGtgtaaataaaaagaatatttacattaacattaattagAAGAAAACTGTGAGAAAACCCTTAAAATTGGTGTTTATGacaaaaatgtacatatttcgATGATGATCaatacatgtttacatgtcCTCCAATAACTGATGGTGGATTTGGATTCCGATTCCCATCAATGGTCACCTACAATTACCTGTTTCAGTGCTGTCCTCCACACTTGTCTGGGACAACAACCTTGCTGGCTTCTTGGCCACAGGTGGCTTTTTAGGCAATGGTGGACGTGGCTTGTTCCCAGCTGGACTGGGCTTATTTTTAGGAAGGGGTGGTCTGTAAAACAAATAACACACAGATGAATCAACAGCAAAAATGACAATGCAGATAACAGATGTTAACTGGAAAATTTATCAAAAAGTGATAAACAGCCAAGAAAGATAacacaggggttcaaaaatattttgaaaagccactcaccacagggcaagtgacttcaagaaagtaacttgcaACAGGGTAATAGGTGGTGGGGTTCCTGGGTAGAAACTTTTGACCCATCTCAGCCCTTAATGCCCCCATATTGCCTATACAAGGCTGCAGTTTTTGTTTGTGGCCCAGAATAAGAAAAGTAGTTAGTCATCACATAAAGTGTTCGCAGTCCGAAGTCTAACATTCAAATTCCTTCTAACAATGATAGTTGTATGGAACTGATTTGTAGTCTGAAAATCAAACCTACAAAAACTTAGTCACGTCTGAAAAAGTTGTCACTATACATAAGGCTTTGATACTGTTGAATGGTTGTTAACAGTGGTATGTGTCAAATACTTGTACACAACCATGATAAAAGGCCTGATAGTATAATGTCCAGCTCACCATAAACCCACCAAGCTATACACAGACACTACACTATCTGCCTATAGTCTGCAACAAGGAAGTTAACTGTCACAATCATGGAGGAAAGATAAGAGGTATTTGAGTGTCAGTATAGGCAACAACTGTGATCGATATACTCGATGAGTCTTGACAACTATAAGAAACGCAGAAAGAAGAATATCAGGTGTCAAAATGTTAAAAAGATATCCTTGCGCTTTTCCTGAACTGTGCATTACAGCTGTCGGCTTGTGACATGTTGAGTACGGAGTATATCAGGAATATTAACTGTACAAGGTGTATATTGCTATGCAGCAATGTGGAAACTGTACTGAAGTACCACAGACTTCCATAGTCCAGGAAATACAAACAATGAATCATCATTACCCAATTATTCAGAGCTGTTTTAGCACATTTACTATATGCAGCAACATTTTCCTAAACTAAATATTGCAACATTAGTGAGCACTATTATTCAGTGTGATGAATAACATGATAGATATTTTCCTACATATAGATCTATATTTACTGATCCTTTACAGATATATTCTGCAATAAACACAGGTATCTTTTTGGTGCTTTTGTAACACACCACCATAGCATCACcactgcataaaactaaactcactcactcactcatatgggttcgattttgattttgacaggGAACATTTGTGTATTTCCCTTTATACAATGTTTACCaaagaagatccaggttagaattgatcttcagtaacccatgtttgtcaaaaGAGttgtcaggttcactgacttggttgacacatatcatctaATCTGAGCATTGAAGGTAGATCAGGTTTAATCTTTGTTACTGAGAAAGTGGATATCTATGCTTTATCTTGTCAGAGATCGGTTGAATAACAACCGTGACCCAGCTTTGTTACATTATAAGTAACAGAGTGTTTTGAAACACGCAGCCGAAGAAAATATTGAATTTACAAGGGACTTACAGTCacgtacaccctttcaaaacactgttAAGATCGTTTAATTTAGCTTATcttcaaacaacaacattcaacttTTGGCAGAATGAGACGAAACATGTTTAGTCATGACTTTTCCTGAACAGTCATAGAGTGAGACAACTCAGGATCGCTTAgtttatgaaaaaaatcatcgcatttgaggttttgttaaCGAGAAGTGAAATACAGGAACATCCTTTTTTTAAtataattattgacacaaacaaataagtgTTTATGGCAGCAGTTTTTTTACTCTGTTTATACCTCTAATTGTATATGCCTACTCTAAAATTTCGTAGCAATCAGCGGTTTGGCATCCACATTCCATCTGAGGTCAAGGTAATTCATACGACCTGTGTAGTGTGTCACATGGCAGGTGTACGGTTTGTACACCTGGCAAATCCACCTACATGGTTTCATATGCTTTGActaacaaccaatcagaatttaGCAAACTTATTTTAAGAGTAATAAACTGCAGTATCATTACAACCAATATCATCAGTGTCAGttagtattcatgttatctgCAGACTGGCGTCACAACACATAAGCAAATCAAACCAGTGCTTATTTTCTTAATTACACCTTAAAGCTTGACTGCATAAATGGGCTGCATAAATCTaagtttttgttgttggtgttgtatcAAAGACCCCTGACTTCCACTCTTAACTGACAAAGACGATATGTATGTGATGTGGGTCCATTCTGTGAAGCACTTGACTATGAGTGTGCACGCAAgcatgcgtgtgtgcatgtgtgtgtgtgcatgcatgtgtacatgCGTTATTCTGATTATATCACAATCTGTTATAACGATTAGGGAGTGATGAAGACATTTCAGACCCTGGGCCCCTTTCAAGGAGAAACCTTTACTATGGTTAACCAAAAAgttccattctttaacactgcactaaggttaacttaGACTTAGGTAAACTTAGTGCAATGCTAAAGAATtggagttaaggttaacgttAGTAAAGGCTGCTTCTTGAAAGGAGCTACTACACTGGTTAACACTTGTTTTTCATACCATACTGATTCAACTATTTAGTGACTGTTTCAAGAACATGAAAATGCAGTTTGTTCTCTCTTCTGTTTCTATGTCTGTAACAACCTGATatgcaaacaaaccaacaaacagtaCCAGACCTCAGTAAAAAGTAACATTTACTTCTCATATTCTGCCATACACACCACGTATCAGATTTTCTAAAAAATTAACAAGCCCCAAAGCATGTGAAACCTTGTCTGTCATCGTAATACTGTTTGATCACACAGAAAAACTGCTATCATTTCCTAGTAACTAATTATACTAGTGATGGACCATGGTAAGAATGAAATAATCAAAATCACTGAATTAACGAACTAATCAATGAGAGATAAAGTCCACATGATACCTGGGTGAGTTGGCTGGTGAGGTTGTGGAAGCAATCGGGCCATCGCTGTTGCTGTCCCCCAATGTAGGTGGAGCTGCTCTAACATCTGAAACCATACAAAGTCTGTTGTAGAAGTCTTGAATAGAGAATTGATAAATAACAAGAtctacaaaatacaaatattaaacattCGAACTCGTTACAATGGTAGTGCCAAGACTGTACCCTTCTTCATATACAGCTAACTTAACATATCTTCATACACGTTAAAGAATGCTTAGGATGGCAACCAAAAAGTCAGCCCTCTCCCCAAATTTTTCCAGCACAAAACTAAAGAACGAACATTTGTCTGAAATGTTTATAAATCTGCAAGAATGAATGAACTATTGTAAGGTCTTAGCCTTAAGTAACATTTTCTTCAAATGCCATACAAAttttaaataaaacacaaaaaagtGCTGAAGATTGTTCAAGGCAAAGATCATCAtcaagagagaagcagacgccAAATGAAGAAGACATCTGAAGGGCCAAATATGCCTTCTGGTTGAATTAAAGGGCGTCAGCACTATATTTTCAAATAGTAGCCTTAAACTGCTTTTCAGAATAGCAGCTACGTTGGCCAAATTGAGTCAAAGTAGAAACCTCAAACCGATTGTAGATGTTGCCATTCGTAGATATAAGTCTGTGAAGTTTCAGTTTAACTTGTCAGGTGATTTCTGAGGTGATGTATTCATTGAGAATTTAAAAGCATGGTCAAGAGCACAAAGGTCAAATCACAGTTGAAGCATAGAATGATCATGAAAAAAGAGTATGTCATAAAATGAACTAAACAACATTAATAAAGGAAACGAACTGCTGAAAGAGATTTCAGTTTATTACGATGTGCTAAAAGCAAATACTCTTATTCAATGTCAAGTTTGACAGGATGTCTCTACATAATACTctaccagtgtatgaaataatttttcaggattattagtaACCCGGGCTAGGAAGTTTTAAAAGTTACTAGCCCGAAGGAAAATTTACTAGCCAAACTAAACAGAGATACAAAACATCTAGAGATAGACATCATCTATCTTTTCACTAGTTCATATGGGATTTAAAGATTAATTAATAGGTCACTTGATGCGTTCTATATTGAAAATATAAGTACTTGCAGATTTTTTTATTGCTGaataataaacacacacacacacgtacacgcacaaaaacaaaaacaaaaaaacacacacaaacacacaccagtATGCTCCTTTCTATGTGTGACACGCTTGAACACTGCTGAATGCAATGTTACAAACAGATGTTATAAACTTAATACCCTGCCTAATGCTAAGACGACTAGAAGGCTCAAACGAGtcgggttttacgccgctttaagcaatattcaagcactattacgacagggaacaccagaaatgggcttcacacatcataccaacgtggggaattgaatcaGGGCCTTcgacatgatgagcaaatgctttaaccattaggctaccctactgcccctgaATTGCTGGAGAAAGTATATTTTCTCTGTCTTGGGTATCCATGTCTTAACAAGTCTCAATCGACTGTAAACAAGATTTATAAATTTATAAAACTGTTTATGCGATCCACCAAGACATCTAATACAAGCTGATTACAGCATTTTCACAACTGTAATTGTGCACCATCAGCACTATCTCACGTGGTGATGCTGGTACTAAATTGTACttacatgtgtgtttgtaagATAAAGAGATATTACaaagttaaaacaaaatgcttctgtacacatatatcatacatatatttgtacacCACTGTATATGTGTAAGGATGTAAGCTGTACACGTAATCCGACACTCAATCACATGTGGTGATCTTATGTTAGATGACATGAGAATTAAAAATGATTTGATGGAGGAACATGAGAAGGTAGCACATGTCACTATgacctctgttcacccagcagaaaatgggtacccggtgagatatagtcatgtgactataaccttcgaGCAACTatgaggcagcttgggttatccagggtaatgataatcagaatctgattccaGCGTCCAGTGAGTAaatagtcagatggatactaggcgctatataagtgaattattattattattacctaAGAGATTGTCTTAGTAATGAGCGAGAGGAACATACAGATACATGTAACTCCAGACATGCGCTTCAGGTCACCAACATGCATCATGTGCACAGATGACCTCTTGTGTTAGTACTAACAGGCTGCTTCACTTCAATTCCAAACCATGATAATGAAGACTCCTTTTCAGCTACACATAATACTGAACAGTGATTCGATATGATTCTACACTGGAGATAGATACCAGGGAAAACACTTACATTGTTGAAATAGTCAGTGAAATACAAATAATTTCTACACTCAAAAATACTTTCACTATCATAACCAATACCTTCcgacagaggttacttgtcatgtcTTCCTTCAAACCTTTGTTCTAATATGGCCATATTTCCCGGTTCTCATGAAATCCCCTAACAGTCAAAAACACCAGTTATATCCCTTTTTTCTATACAATCAGAACATGAGTTACATCGATAAAGATAAAACTTGACTAATACAAGTACATGTAATTGTTGGGATACAAAAAACCCTCTTTTGCCAGGGAcatgtgttgatgtgacacacaagaCATTTAATGGCCAGCTTCTCAGTTGCTAATGAGGGTGATGTAGACCGCAGTTTCATTCACCATCACATGACTGAGTTGTGTCTTGAAGAAATATTTGCGCATCGAGctggggaagaggttctaggTTTCCCAAAGCATACGGAAATCACCGAGGCCTTacgaatgatcacttttgaaacaaaattgCTGATTGCAAAACTAAATATGAATACaactacagtctgtttgagtcagaaacggactGATGAactgcaaattttatcattgtacaaaactgccacataaatataaatagtacacatgtttatcatttattaaTACCCAGCAGGTTtctcatatttgaatattttccaGACCCCAcccaaaaagttgtttaagatactatcatcattgaaaacacaAAGATTGTTATCTATTGTGGTGGAGTGAAACCGCAGAAACTGAACAGCCACTATCTCATCATGCACGGGATACACATGCCTGAAGAAAAATGAAGTTTAATcctgaaacagttgatgattaAAGTGTACGATTTTTTCTGTGCTGAGGCCAAAAAGGGGCAAACCATTTTATGCCATTAATAAATTCTGTAAGCGGCCATCAAAAGCGTTAGAAGTATCAGCAAAGGTACTGACAAATGTTctggaacacaaa is a window from the Haliotis asinina isolate JCU_RB_2024 chromosome 9, JCU_Hal_asi_v2, whole genome shotgun sequence genome containing:
- the LOC137296286 gene encoding FYVE, RhoGEF and PH domain-containing protein 1-like isoform X2; this encodes MSSTENDVRAAPPTLGDSNSDGPIASTTSPANSPRPPLPKNKPSPAGNKPRPPLPKKPPVAKKPARLLSQTSVEDSTETGNATKTDRQSADTDGKCAEVLQQKPASPQPVPNGQKKMGPKTSPKPSPKPSPRPVPRPAPKPRKRLLSMDHIDNSDPVSPNKELSEGSHMKSSLEHTPSELTSPASDKSTESNLSSSTAHTDEGSLPNTTGEVEAQTPSQSTETPQYIGMNCKGSHTPTHNTGLNCSLSSDKSGKEGSVCVRTSPKYTSGPAEMEQEESITVEDKPEDSCDKVTKPAKVSRSDDDDPSSENTCEMLKEIEALLSKNFGESGVLAAKPKVLNVSNEQNLHSELKKSTNSLERRGSSDSVKSESSPSTPVRPPRPRRVASQLLKQLSFDKPVLLKDNDSSGDKAASFKKPCPPKPKRTNLSRFGRSQSDVSGMLGLVEKIDSPEIEPSRPNVPVRHQSFSPGDAPPPLPPRNSVRCVSMEESEIVQQLQGEVKQDKSMPPVPARTSIPPGSQAPFAKPPRVRSRPRPKREAPPPPPGHPPAVKTKSLDRTGSLEKSSVQNKMADSEHRTSKQYRKIEISDSKKSCDVKEFVETSSDKDDSFDHDYHEIGEHPPSERPSPVKEVTPPPSLPPRSYRHSTASVRPEEDGDVVAGESKQDSSGDKQDADLPDRADVPRKDTTDNLSCSSDGNQSLLSSSREEHSDLLEVSTPKWQRSRPVSDTSQLSTTSSGSGDNFSNLVGQDISSDSDEDQEDATYQKLKRARKVFYIAEEIKKSEEVFVDVLKLLNIDFRNHVTKAAEKLDHAVIPSEMLNKILDYLPQLHNFNEDLLKDLTERIENWKENPKVADIFVKKGPFLKLYSSYIRNFENATAMFEESCKRYPEFQRIVKEFEMSPRCASLALKHYMLKPIQRIPQYKLLLQDYLKNLPIDSPDYKHTEVALTIVSEVADHANESMRHGDTVQKLLEIQHSLIGQFEVIQPGRNLIKHGELQKSSRKELQPRMFYLFNDVLLYTTPVTGGYRLNNILPLTGMKVCTPQQEAFSNEFSIISVQRSFTVAASTPEERDEWLNALTAAITEITSRRHTFEAMQHGPQNFVLDKDFVLGHKAPLWVPDARVTMCMLCLGEFTITWRRHHCRSCGRVVCGYCSDNKAPLRYLKYKPARVCDDCFEKLEKGVEEEDRNVEPEEDGAQPSRISLKNLKERFQKIRKSGRKSQMKRPAVLKEVRANDEGSVMSGYLRVLKNNKKWKKLWFVVKDKVLYTYKASEDMAAIESLPLLGFEVSRTTVWIEGAEPDLVFQLTHSNTQPHIFRTDSAAATEKWLTVMRESSVA
- the LOC137296286 gene encoding FYVE, RhoGEF and PH domain-containing protein tag-77-like isoform X1; its protein translation is MSSTENDVRAAPPTLGDSNSDGPIASTTSPANSPRPPLPKNKPSPAGNKPRPPLPKKPPVAKKPARLLSQTSVEDSTETGLSCSPAPQAPTNPKHVACSPDELSSSHQTALTSQDNKLHNRKTKSAKRTVAELGLYAAGKSLFYVDQSPTDENAPPSKTVPSLPAQTPSTSTVMSSNDDKSEHVSVVLTKTSKTPPKATKRRSLRSSISSPNQVNSNPVLNDVYDGRSRWYVSSSTAAVSEHAAVSEEAVVPEATAVPEAAVSEEAAVQAATNCFPGNATKTDRQSADTDGKCAEVLQQKPASPQPVPNGQKKMGPKTSPKPSPKPSPRPVPRPAPKPRKRLLSMDHIDNSDPVSPNKELSEGSHMKSSLEHTPSELTSPASDKSTESNLSSSTAHTDEGSLPNTTGEVEAQTPSQSTETPQYIGMNCKGSHTPTHNTGLNCSLSSDKSGKEGSVCVRTSPKYTSGPAEMEQEESITVEDKPEDSCDKVTKPAKVSRSDDDDPSSENTCEMLKEIEALLSKNFGESGVLAAKPKVLNVSNEQNLHSELKKSTNSLERRGSSDSVKSESSPSTPVRPPRPRRVASQLLKQLSFDKPVLLKDNDSSGDKAASFKKPCPPKPKRTNLSRFGRSQSDVSGMLGLVEKIDSPEIEPSRPNVPVRHQSFSPGDAPPPLPPRNSVRCVSMEESEIVQQLQGEVKQDKSMPPVPARTSIPPGSQAPFAKPPRVRSRPRPKREAPPPPPGHPPAVKTKSLDRTGSLEKSSVQNKMADSEHRTSKQYRKIEISDSKKSCDVKEFVETSSDKDDSFDHDYHEIGEHPPSERPSPVKEVTPPPSLPPRSYRHSTASVRPEEDGDVVAGESKQDSSGDKQDADLPDRADVPRKDTTDNLSCSSDGNQSLLSSSREEHSDLLEVSTPKWQRSRPVSDTSQLSTTSSGSGDNFSNLVGQDISSDSDEDQEDATYQKLKRARKVFYIAEEIKKSEEVFVDVLKLLNIDFRNHVTKAAEKLDHAVIPSEMLNKILDYLPQLHNFNEDLLKDLTERIENWKENPKVADIFVKKGPFLKLYSSYIRNFENATAMFEESCKRYPEFQRIVKEFEMSPRCASLALKHYMLKPIQRIPQYKLLLQDYLKNLPIDSPDYKHTEVALTIVSEVADHANESMRHGDTVQKLLEIQHSLIGQFEVIQPGRNLIKHGELQKSSRKELQPRMFYLFNDVLLYTTPVTGGYRLNNILPLTGMKVCTPQQEAFSNEFSIISVQRSFTVAASTPEERDEWLNALTAAITEITSRRHTFEAMQHGPQNFVLDKDFVLGHKAPLWVPDARVTMCMLCLGEFTITWRRHHCRSCGRVVCGYCSDNKAPLRYLKYKPARVCDDCFEKLEKGVEEEDRNVEPEEDGAQPSRISLKNLKERFQKIRKSGRKSQMKRPAVLKEVRANDEGSVMSGYLRVLKNNKKWKKLWFVVKDKVLYTYKASEDMAAIESLPLLGFEVSRTTVWIEGAEPDLVFQLTHSNTQPHIFRTDSAAATEKWLTVMRESSVA